The Mycolicibacterium smegmatis genome has a window encoding:
- a CDS encoding LysR family transcriptional regulator, whose product MRHLRCFVVLAEELHFGRAAQRLHVAQPALSQLIQRVERELGAQLFLRTRRTVSLTEAGQTLLPEARRILRDADRVTQAVRAVHRGETGSVTIGFVGSAADDVLPRLVAAHRRHHPGVSIRLEEGTTAQQLEWLRDQRITVGLGRTPIDDPAVSTVVLARESLVLAVPDSHALSGAESAELAGLAEEPFIMFPRHLGPGLYDIIHSACAAAGFTPSVVYETVRMQTIVGLVSGGLGVALVPESVRNLGRKGVRYVHLADAPPAIELSMMWRNDCESPHLQPLRKTARHL is encoded by the coding sequence ATGCGACACCTGCGCTGCTTCGTCGTCCTCGCCGAGGAACTGCACTTCGGGCGGGCGGCACAGCGCTTGCACGTGGCACAACCCGCGCTGTCCCAGTTGATCCAACGCGTCGAACGGGAGCTGGGCGCACAGCTGTTCCTGCGTACCCGGCGCACGGTCAGCCTCACCGAGGCCGGTCAGACCCTGCTGCCCGAGGCGCGGCGCATACTGCGTGACGCCGACCGGGTGACGCAAGCGGTGCGAGCCGTCCACCGGGGCGAAACCGGAAGTGTCACCATCGGTTTCGTGGGGTCCGCGGCCGACGACGTGCTGCCGCGGTTGGTCGCCGCGCACCGCAGACATCATCCGGGTGTCTCGATCCGGCTGGAGGAAGGAACGACCGCGCAACAACTCGAATGGCTGCGCGATCAGCGCATCACCGTCGGCCTGGGCCGCACACCCATCGACGACCCTGCGGTGTCCACCGTTGTGCTCGCCCGCGAATCCCTGGTCCTGGCGGTGCCCGACAGCCACGCGCTGTCCGGCGCAGAGTCCGCCGAACTCGCCGGGCTGGCCGAAGAACCGTTCATCATGTTTCCCCGCCACCTCGGCCCCGGCCTCTACGACATCATTCACAGTGCTTGCGCCGCAGCGGGTTTCACCCCGTCCGTCGTCTACGAGACGGTGCGTATGCAGACCATCGTCGGACTGGTCTCCGGCGGCCTCGGGGTGGCACTGGTACCGGAGTCGGTCCGCAACCTCGGCCGCAAAGGTGTTCGATACGTGCACCTCGCCGATGCCCCGCCCGCCATCGAACTGTCGATGATGTGGCGCAACGACTGCGAGTCACCGCATCTGCAGCCGCTCAGGAAGACTGCCCGCCATCTGTGA
- a CDS encoding purine-cytosine permease family protein produces the protein MATDSATVESKSIDWIPLGERRGKPSMLFPLWFMSNANLTTLATGMVGASLGASFLTSLVAIVLGAAVGTVFTAFHSAQGPQLGLPQMIQSRAQFGYRGVVVICAVVIFSIVGFNIFNQILAGDVLTMTTGVDARNLWFVIITALALALAIYGYHWIHRVQNWLTWLFLATFGVFTVVALVTLHLPHGQFGFAGFSWPAFLVQFAAAAAYALGWAPYVSDYSRYLPPQTSPGKALFYTYGGVFVGSSWLMILGAFVAALFADVSPLEAVRQAADGILPGAGLWLLVAALPGLVTVITVNIYASSIELITIIDSFRAVSPTRRLRVGACVVIGLAGLLGAVLSTGEFLDNFGSFLVILLYLLVPWTSVNLVDYYFVRRGRYAIGEIFVPRGGVYGTWGWRGLAAYAIGIIAMIPFVVTVWYTGPVANALGGVDVALFVGLFASAVAYLLMARSLDLAAEQAKAQSDAREHGFEAVSFASPRTGAGTASLTDGGQSS, from the coding sequence ATGGCCACCGACTCTGCGACGGTCGAATCGAAGTCGATCGATTGGATTCCGCTCGGCGAACGCCGCGGCAAGCCCTCGATGCTGTTTCCGCTGTGGTTCATGTCGAATGCGAACCTCACTACGCTCGCGACGGGCATGGTGGGTGCGTCCCTCGGCGCGTCGTTCCTGACGTCGTTGGTGGCCATCGTGCTCGGCGCCGCCGTCGGGACGGTGTTCACCGCGTTCCACTCCGCGCAGGGCCCACAGTTGGGCCTACCGCAAATGATCCAGTCGCGCGCGCAGTTCGGGTATCGCGGCGTCGTGGTGATCTGCGCCGTCGTGATCTTCAGCATCGTGGGCTTCAACATCTTCAATCAGATCCTCGCCGGTGATGTGCTCACCATGACCACCGGCGTCGATGCCCGCAATCTGTGGTTCGTGATCATCACCGCCCTCGCGCTGGCCCTCGCGATCTACGGCTACCACTGGATCCACCGCGTCCAAAACTGGCTCACCTGGCTGTTTTTGGCGACCTTCGGGGTGTTCACGGTGGTGGCGCTCGTCACGCTGCACCTGCCGCACGGGCAGTTCGGCTTCGCCGGGTTCAGCTGGCCTGCCTTCCTGGTCCAGTTCGCCGCCGCCGCGGCCTACGCACTGGGCTGGGCTCCGTACGTCTCCGATTACTCCCGGTACCTGCCGCCGCAGACCAGCCCGGGCAAGGCGCTGTTCTACACCTACGGCGGGGTGTTCGTCGGTAGCTCCTGGCTGATGATCCTCGGGGCGTTCGTCGCGGCGCTGTTCGCCGACGTCTCACCGCTTGAGGCGGTCAGGCAGGCCGCCGACGGCATCCTGCCGGGTGCGGGTCTGTGGCTGCTCGTGGCGGCGCTGCCCGGCCTGGTCACGGTCATCACGGTCAACATCTACGCGTCGTCGATCGAGCTGATCACGATCATCGACTCGTTCCGCGCGGTGTCGCCGACCCGGCGGCTCAGGGTGGGCGCATGTGTGGTGATCGGTTTGGCCGGCTTGCTGGGCGCGGTGCTGAGCACCGGTGAGTTCCTCGACAACTTCGGCAGTTTCCTGGTGATCCTGTTGTACCTGCTGGTGCCGTGGACGTCGGTGAACCTCGTCGACTACTACTTCGTCCGCCGCGGACGCTATGCCATCGGCGAGATCTTCGTGCCACGGGGCGGCGTGTACGGCACCTGGGGGTGGCGGGGTCTGGCCGCCTACGCGATCGGGATCATCGCGATGATCCCGTTCGTGGTCACCGTCTGGTACACGGGTCCGGTCGCCAACGCGCTCGGTGGCGTCGACGTCGCGCTGTTCGTGGGGTTGTTCGCGTCCGCGGTCGCCTACCTGCTGATGGCGAGATCTCTGGATCTGGCCGCCGAACAGGCCAAGGCGCAAAGCGATGCCCGCGAGCACGGTTTCGAGGCGGTGAGTTTCGCGTCGCCCCGGACCGGCGCCGGTACCGCTTCGCTCACAGATGGCGGGCAGTCTTCCTGA
- a CDS encoding nitrilase family protein has translation MTQRFSTVRRRRAADDGYGLMNRKLRVSAVTPDIVIGDLDGNLARLHNALRAIEWTGPYLAVLPELATSGYVFTDIDEARALSLRADDARLTALADDVPADCVAVVGFAEVDGDTLYNSAIVIGDGKVVGTYRKAHLWAAEPEIFATGVEAGTVIDTAICRLGVAICYDNEFPELPRRLALRGAEVLALPVNWPLVDRPEGEHAPETIQAMAAARSSQLATVIADRRGTERGVRWTGGTAVIGPDGWIKATPQGDETIATAVLDLTDSKAIGDRNDALADRRPDLYRDLVESGEAATDIPD, from the coding sequence GTGACTCAGCGGTTTTCGACGGTACGCCGGCGGCGAGCCGCCGATGACGGGTACGGTCTGATGAACCGGAAGCTGCGCGTCTCGGCGGTCACGCCCGACATCGTCATCGGCGATCTCGATGGCAACCTCGCACGTTTGCACAATGCCCTGCGGGCCATCGAGTGGACCGGCCCGTACCTGGCGGTGTTGCCCGAACTCGCCACCAGCGGGTACGTCTTCACTGACATCGACGAGGCCCGAGCCCTGTCATTGCGCGCCGACGATGCACGGTTGACCGCACTGGCCGATGACGTCCCGGCGGATTGCGTCGCCGTGGTGGGCTTCGCGGAGGTCGACGGTGACACGCTATACAACTCGGCCATCGTCATCGGTGACGGCAAAGTGGTCGGTACCTACCGCAAAGCGCACCTGTGGGCGGCCGAACCGGAGATCTTCGCGACCGGCGTCGAAGCGGGGACGGTCATCGACACCGCGATCTGCCGGCTCGGGGTCGCGATCTGCTACGACAACGAATTCCCCGAGCTGCCAAGACGACTCGCCCTGCGCGGAGCCGAGGTGCTGGCCCTGCCGGTGAACTGGCCGCTGGTGGACCGGCCGGAGGGTGAGCATGCCCCCGAAACCATCCAGGCGATGGCTGCCGCGCGGTCGTCGCAACTGGCGACCGTGATCGCCGACCGCCGCGGCACCGAGCGTGGTGTCCGGTGGACCGGCGGGACCGCGGTGATCGGCCCGGACGGCTGGATCAAGGCGACACCACAGGGCGACGAGACGATCGCGACAGCCGTCCTGGACCTGACCGACAGCAAGGCGATCGGCGACCGCAACGACGCACTGGCCGATCGCCGACCCGACCTGTACCGCGACCTTGTCGAATCCGGCGAGGCCGCCACCGATATCCCTGACTAG
- the hisD gene encoding histidinol dehydrogenase, whose translation MQITTDEARTLGPFTWLKKPAVDGPPAQRDPKVVERVSQMLLDIERRGLDAVRAYARELDGWSGPLEIGADELRKSGDALPADLREALELGYERTNRFAVAQRARLTDFEIELAPGVTGGVQYVPVNRVGAYLPAGRFPLLASAFMTVGVAKAAGVPTVLACTPPSGEHGAHPAVLYGAYLSRADSVFAVGGVQALGAMAFGLIGDGPVDMLVGAGNAFVTEAKRQLFGRVGIDLLAGPSEVAVLADETADPEWVAADLLGQAEHGPNSPAALITTSETLGRRVIEAIDRQLETLATREVAGPAWRDFGSVLVASDAEQAAAIADVLGPEHLEVQTADDDYFLKRLRNYGSLFLGRWSTVAYSDKGIAGTNHVLPTGKTARYNAGLSVSRFVKPLTYQRAAREATAALAPAVERISAFEGLAAHEATATIRIEEIGRDSAVFDGTPAASRR comes from the coding sequence ATGCAGATCACGACCGATGAAGCTCGCACCCTCGGCCCTTTCACCTGGCTGAAGAAACCCGCAGTCGACGGCCCGCCTGCGCAGCGCGACCCGAAGGTCGTCGAACGCGTGTCGCAGATGCTGCTCGACATCGAACGCAGAGGCCTCGACGCGGTGCGTGCCTACGCCCGAGAGCTCGACGGGTGGTCCGGCCCGCTCGAGATCGGCGCCGATGAACTGCGCAAGAGCGGCGACGCCCTCCCGGCCGATCTTCGTGAGGCGCTGGAGCTCGGCTACGAGCGCACCAACCGGTTCGCGGTGGCACAACGTGCCCGGCTCACCGACTTCGAGATCGAACTCGCGCCTGGGGTGACCGGCGGCGTTCAGTACGTACCGGTCAACCGGGTCGGGGCCTATCTGCCCGCCGGGCGTTTCCCGCTTCTGGCCAGCGCGTTCATGACCGTCGGTGTCGCCAAGGCAGCCGGCGTGCCCACGGTGCTGGCCTGCACACCGCCGTCGGGTGAGCACGGTGCCCATCCCGCGGTGCTCTACGGTGCCTACCTGTCGCGCGCCGATTCGGTGTTCGCCGTCGGCGGTGTACAGGCGTTGGGCGCCATGGCATTCGGGCTCATCGGTGACGGGCCGGTCGACATGCTCGTCGGCGCGGGGAACGCCTTCGTCACCGAAGCCAAACGTCAGCTGTTCGGCCGGGTCGGCATCGACCTGCTCGCGGGTCCCTCCGAAGTCGCCGTGCTCGCCGACGAGACGGCAGATCCGGAATGGGTCGCCGCCGACCTGCTGGGTCAGGCCGAGCACGGACCGAACTCGCCGGCCGCCCTGATCACGACGTCGGAGACGTTGGGCCGCAGGGTGATCGAGGCCATCGACCGGCAGCTCGAGACGTTGGCGACCCGCGAGGTCGCCGGGCCTGCGTGGCGCGATTTCGGGTCGGTGCTCGTCGCCTCGGATGCCGAACAGGCCGCGGCGATCGCCGATGTCCTCGGACCCGAGCATCTCGAAGTGCAGACCGCCGACGACGACTACTTCCTCAAGCGGCTGCGCAACTACGGGTCCCTGTTCCTGGGCAGGTGGAGCACCGTCGCCTACTCCGACAAGGGCATCGCGGGCACCAACCACGTGCTGCCGACCGGTAAGACGGCCCGCTACAACGCAGGCCTCTCGGTTTCGCGATTCGTCAAACCGCTGACCTATCAGCGCGCGGCCCGTGAGGCGACCGCCGCACTGGCACCCGCCGTCGAGCGCATCTCGGCATTCGAGGGACTGGCCGCCCATGAGGCGACGGCCACGATCAGAATCGAGGAGATCGGCCGTGACTCAGCGGTTTTCGACGGTACGCCGGCGGCGAGCCGCCGATGA
- a CDS encoding LysR family transcriptional regulator yields MTLNQLRAFVEAHRLGSFTAAADALAVAQASVSELVRRLEEELDAQLFVRGSRRLALTAAGQELLPYAEQAVHAADGGVHAVRSLGSLGGGTATFGMPRNADYYLLSSLVQTFHMRYPAVRVRLVGQNSAETAAAIQAGEIEAGMLILPIDDEDLTVRPLLRDEVFYVTADPARAAEPVTIQQFSEADLVLYDAHYGWKDPTRRQLAERAQLAGLRLEPMIEIEHVEAALKLAAGKVGDTIASGAVIDSDAFPAALHTAPFAEPLYDVIALAQHRARPLSNATREFARLAEDTIRELHIPSALSGPDEVAPLIARRGR; encoded by the coding sequence ATGACGCTCAATCAACTTCGGGCTTTCGTCGAAGCGCACCGCCTTGGCTCGTTCACCGCTGCCGCCGATGCGCTGGCCGTCGCCCAGGCGTCGGTCTCCGAACTGGTGCGTCGTCTCGAAGAAGAGCTCGACGCCCAGTTGTTCGTCCGCGGCAGCCGCAGGCTCGCGCTCACCGCCGCGGGTCAGGAGTTGTTGCCGTATGCGGAGCAGGCCGTGCACGCGGCCGACGGCGGCGTGCACGCGGTCCGCTCACTCGGCTCGCTCGGTGGCGGAACCGCAACCTTCGGTATGCCCCGCAACGCGGACTACTACCTGCTGTCCAGCCTGGTCCAGACCTTTCACATGCGCTATCCCGCGGTACGGGTGCGGTTGGTCGGGCAGAACTCCGCCGAGACCGCCGCGGCGATACAGGCCGGCGAGATCGAAGCGGGGATGCTCATCCTACCGATCGACGACGAGGATCTGACGGTTCGCCCCCTGCTGCGCGACGAGGTCTTCTACGTGACGGCGGATCCGGCGCGCGCCGCGGAACCCGTTACCATACAACAGTTCTCCGAGGCCGACCTGGTGCTCTACGACGCCCATTACGGGTGGAAGGATCCGACCCGCAGGCAACTGGCGGAGCGTGCACAACTGGCCGGTCTGCGCTTGGAGCCGATGATCGAGATCGAACACGTCGAGGCCGCGCTGAAACTGGCCGCGGGCAAGGTGGGCGACACCATCGCCAGCGGCGCCGTGATCGACAGCGATGCGTTCCCGGCCGCCCTGCACACCGCACCGTTCGCCGAGCCGTTGTACGACGTGATCGCCCTCGCGCAGCATCGCGCTCGCCCGCTGTCCAACGCCACCCGTGAGTTCGCACGCCTCGCCGAGGACACGATTCGCGAGTTGCACATCCCATCGGCGCTGTCCGGCCCCGACGAAGTTGCGCCGCTGATCGCGCGTCGGGGGCGCTGA
- a CDS encoding epoxide hydrolase family protein, which translates to MTDSLIRPFRIAVPDADLDDLKSRLSRTRWPEPETVDDWGQGIPLDYTRELAEYWANGYDWRAREQALNRFDHYVTELDGLDIHFIHQRCARPDAFPLLLTHGWPGSIVEFHKVIEPLTEAGFDVVCPSLPGYGFSGKPTTTGWGIGRIAQAWDTLMTRLGYDRYGAQGGDWGAAVTTQIGRNVGNCVGIHVNMPIARPPAEGVGEMTEEVRQALERMQYYRKWDSGYMKQQSTRPQTVGYGLVDSPVGQLAWIVEKFWSWMDCDGHPENVLSRDELLDNVMLYWVTASAASSARLYWESYDTFAGGDFVTLPTGVASFPKEILRAPRAWCEKAYNVTHFTMMPRGGHFAAFEQPELFVEDVAKFFDSVR; encoded by the coding sequence ATGACCGACTCGTTGATCCGCCCGTTCCGCATCGCCGTACCCGACGCCGATCTCGACGACCTCAAGAGCCGCCTGTCCCGCACCCGCTGGCCCGAGCCGGAAACCGTCGACGACTGGGGTCAGGGCATACCGCTGGACTACACCCGCGAGCTCGCCGAGTACTGGGCGAACGGCTACGACTGGCGCGCCCGCGAACAGGCGCTGAACCGCTTCGACCACTACGTCACCGAACTCGACGGGCTCGACATCCACTTCATCCACCAGCGCTGCGCACGCCCCGACGCGTTTCCCCTGCTGCTCACCCACGGCTGGCCCGGATCGATCGTCGAATTCCACAAGGTGATCGAACCGCTCACCGAGGCCGGGTTCGACGTGGTCTGCCCGTCGCTGCCCGGCTACGGCTTCTCCGGCAAGCCCACGACGACCGGGTGGGGCATCGGCAGGATCGCCCAGGCGTGGGACACCCTCATGACCCGGCTGGGCTATGACCGCTACGGCGCGCAGGGCGGCGACTGGGGCGCGGCCGTCACGACGCAGATCGGCCGCAACGTGGGCAATTGTGTTGGCATTCATGTGAACATGCCGATCGCGCGGCCACCCGCCGAAGGCGTCGGTGAGATGACCGAGGAGGTGCGACAGGCGCTGGAACGGATGCAGTACTACCGCAAATGGGATTCCGGCTACATGAAGCAGCAGTCGACGCGGCCGCAGACCGTGGGCTACGGCCTGGTCGACTCGCCCGTGGGGCAGCTGGCTTGGATCGTCGAGAAGTTCTGGTCGTGGATGGACTGCGACGGCCACCCCGAGAACGTGCTGAGCCGCGACGAACTGCTCGACAACGTGATGCTGTACTGGGTCACCGCGTCGGCGGCGTCCTCGGCGCGGCTGTACTGGGAGAGTTACGACACCTTCGCAGGTGGCGACTTCGTGACGCTGCCCACCGGCGTGGCGTCGTTCCCCAAGGAGATCCTGCGCGCGCCGCGGGCCTGGTGCGAAAAGGCGTACAACGTCACGCATTTCACGATGATGCCGCGCGGTGGGCACTTCGCGGCGTTCGAGCAGCCCGAGCTTTTCGTCGAGGATGTCGCGAAATTCTTCGACAGCGTGCGCTGA
- a CDS encoding ABC transporter ATP-binding protein: protein MSVTDWRGRLQDEQNPDDLPIDENVPLRREARSLLGSLLAPYRWIVALLALVVIVENAARLSVPVLVQRGIDHGIPPILAGDSARELMVIVATLCAVVLVQATSRMFFLRRSGRIGQKVLLELRRRVFRHFQHLDLAFHDRYTSGRVVSRSTNDVEAIQDMLETGFDSLITAVLTLFGTAVLLVVLDWRLGLMCLAAFPILVALVWWFRNESARTYRKVRESAALVIVQFVETMTGIKAVQAYRREPRNQEIFADIADGYREINEKTFKLLAIFMPGVKLVGNITTGVVLLYGGYRVLGGQMTIGTLAAFLLYLRMFFEPMQEISQFFNTFQSASSALEKLAGVLAQRPGIADPERPVALHAVAGTITFDHVHFAYAPGRPVLPDLTLTVPAGQTVALVGTTGAGKTTIAKLIARFYDPTSGTVTLDGVDLRDLSQSELRRHVVMVTQENFMFEGTVADNIRFGRPDATDAQVRAAAEAVGADRFIATLPEGYGTDVAKRGGRLSAGQRQLIAFARAFLADPAVLILDEATSSLDIPSERMVQRALETVLADRTALVIAHRLSTVQIADRVLVLEHGRIIEDGSPADLIGRTDGAYAALHRAWVDSLA, encoded by the coding sequence ATGAGCGTGACCGACTGGCGCGGCCGCCTGCAGGACGAGCAGAACCCGGACGATCTGCCGATCGACGAGAACGTGCCCCTGCGCCGGGAGGCCCGGTCCCTGCTGGGCTCGCTGTTGGCGCCCTACCGCTGGATCGTCGCGCTGCTGGCGCTCGTGGTGATCGTGGAAAACGCTGCGCGGCTTTCGGTTCCGGTGCTGGTGCAGCGCGGCATCGACCACGGCATCCCGCCCATCCTCGCCGGTGACTCGGCGCGTGAGCTCATGGTCATCGTCGCGACGCTGTGCGCGGTGGTGCTGGTGCAGGCCACCAGCCGGATGTTCTTCCTGCGCCGCTCCGGGCGCATCGGGCAGAAGGTGCTGCTGGAGTTGCGGCGCCGGGTGTTCCGCCATTTCCAGCATCTGGACCTGGCGTTCCACGACCGGTACACCTCGGGCCGGGTGGTGAGCCGCTCGACCAACGACGTCGAGGCCATCCAGGACATGCTGGAGACCGGATTCGACAGCCTGATCACCGCGGTGCTCACGCTGTTCGGCACCGCGGTGCTGCTCGTGGTGCTGGACTGGCGGCTGGGCCTGATGTGCCTGGCGGCGTTCCCGATCCTCGTCGCGTTGGTGTGGTGGTTCCGCAACGAATCCGCCCGCACGTACCGCAAGGTGCGCGAGAGCGCCGCGTTGGTGATCGTGCAGTTCGTCGAGACCATGACCGGCATCAAGGCCGTGCAGGCCTACCGGCGCGAACCCCGCAACCAGGAGATCTTCGCCGACATCGCCGACGGCTACCGCGAGATCAACGAGAAGACCTTCAAGCTGCTCGCGATCTTCATGCCGGGCGTCAAACTGGTCGGCAACATCACCACCGGCGTGGTGCTGCTCTACGGCGGTTACCGGGTGCTGGGCGGCCAGATGACCATCGGCACGCTCGCCGCGTTCCTGCTGTACCTGCGGATGTTCTTCGAACCCATGCAGGAGATCTCGCAGTTCTTCAACACCTTCCAGTCGGCGTCGTCGGCGCTGGAGAAACTGGCGGGCGTGCTGGCGCAGAGGCCGGGCATCGCCGATCCGGAGCGGCCCGTCGCGCTTCACGCGGTAGCGGGCACCATCACGTTCGACCACGTGCACTTCGCCTACGCGCCCGGCCGCCCGGTGCTACCCGATCTCACGCTGACGGTGCCCGCGGGGCAGACCGTCGCACTGGTGGGCACCACGGGCGCCGGCAAGACCACGATCGCCAAGCTCATCGCGCGGTTCTACGACCCCACCTCGGGCACCGTCACGCTGGACGGAGTCGACCTGCGCGACCTGTCGCAGTCAGAACTGCGCCGCCACGTCGTGATGGTGACGCAGGAGAACTTCATGTTCGAGGGCACCGTCGCCGACAACATCCGCTTCGGCAGGCCCGACGCCACCGATGCGCAGGTGCGCGCGGCGGCCGAGGCCGTCGGCGCCGACCGGTTCATCGCGACGCTGCCCGAGGGTTACGGCACCGACGTCGCCAAGCGCGGCGGACGCCTGTCGGCGGGGCAGCGCCAACTGATCGCGTTCGCGCGGGCGTTCCTCGCCGACCCGGCGGTGCTGATCCTCGACGAGGCCACGTCCTCGCTCGACATCCCCAGCGAGCGCATGGTGCAACGTGCACTGGAGACGGTGCTCGCCGACCGCACCGCACTGGTCATCGCCCACCGGTTGTCGACCGTGCAGATCGCCGACCGGGTGCTCGTGCTCGAACACGGCCGCATCATCGAGGACGGCTCACCCGCCGATCTGATCGGCCGCACCGACGGTGCCTACGCGGCGCTGCACCGTGCCTGGGTCGACTCGCTGGCCTGA